The following proteins are encoded in a genomic region of Bacillus sp. FJAT-22090:
- the rpmA gene encoding 50S ribosomal protein L27 — MLKLNLQFFASKKGVGSTRNGRDSQAKRLGAKRADGQFVSGGSILYRQRGTKIHPGENVGRGGDDTLFAKVDGVVRFERFGRDKKKVSVYPVAQEA, encoded by the coding sequence ATGTTGAAATTAAATCTTCAGTTTTTCGCATCCAAAAAAGGGGTAGGTTCGACTCGTAATGGTCGTGACTCTCAAGCGAAACGTCTAGGTGCTAAACGTGCTGACGGACAATTCGTATCAGGAGGATCTATTTTATATCGCCAACGCGGTACTAAAATTCACCCTGGTGAAAACGTTGGACGTGGAGGAGACGACACACTTTTTGCTAAAGTTGACGGTGTAGTACGCTTTGAGCGTTTCGGTCGCGACAAGAAAAAAGTAAGTGTATATCCTGTAGCTCAAGAAGCTTAA
- a CDS encoding ribosomal-processing cysteine protease Prp, with protein sequence MIKVTVTKDQSGLIHSFEMKGHADFAEHGKDLVCAGASAVSFGAVNAVISLTEITPIIKQKGDGGYLYVEVPSISNPEKAANIQLILEAMIVSLQTIEQDYGKYIKITFKK encoded by the coding sequence ATGATTAAAGTGACTGTTACAAAAGATCAATCAGGTCTTATTCATTCATTTGAAATGAAAGGACATGCTGATTTTGCCGAACATGGGAAAGATTTAGTTTGTGCAGGTGCTTCTGCTGTATCATTTGGTGCAGTGAATGCTGTCATCTCTCTTACTGAAATCACACCTATTATTAAGCAAAAGGGTGACGGAGGCTACTTATATGTCGAAGTGCCAAGTATATCGAATCCTGAAAAAGCTGCAAATATACAGCTAATTCTTGAAGCGATGATTGTATCTTTACAAACGATTGAACAAGACTATGGTAAGTATATAAAAATAACCTTCAAAAAGTAG